In Populus nigra chromosome 1, ddPopNigr1.1, whole genome shotgun sequence, one genomic interval encodes:
- the LOC133702815 gene encoding beta-glucosidase 12-like: protein MGSIDDFSRYSFPDDFVFGTSSSAYQYEGETNKHGRGPAIWDTFTEEHTERINDHSNGNVAVDFYHRYKEDVQRMKEMGMDAFRFSISWSRVLPHGRLSAGVNEEGIKFYNDLIDDLLKNGLQPYVTLFHWDSPQALEDKYGGFLSSNIVNDFRDFVDLCFQKFGDRVKKWITLNEPWMFSVQGYDMGKMAPGRISVVVNDPHRSLNTGATEVYTVSHHLLLAHAAAVKLYKEKYQSCQGGQIGITLVSYWFEPYSNSEDDQNATKRSLDFMLGWFMDPLTNGDYPRNMHDFVGGRLPKFTAEESKMLKGSYDFIGINYYTTYYAQNIDANYQSVGFMSDARANWTGERNGIPIGPQAGVKWLYIYPEGISRLLNYTKDLYGNPTIYITENGVDDVNNNASSLKEALNDPIREKSYKDHLKNVLRSINEHGVDVKGFFAWSLMDNFEWGSGYAVRFGLYYVDYKNDLKRYPKKSVKWFKQFLRRDSHSPIPHTYPLITSNETSKIEDSLVRDAKRPRNA from the exons TGATGACTTCAGCCGTTATTCTTTCCCAGATGATTTTGTTTTCGGAACATCCTCATCAGCTTACCAG TATGAAggtgaaacaaacaaacatggtAGAGGACCAGCTATATGGGACACTTTCACTGAGGAACATACAG AGAGAATAAATGATCATAGCAACGGAAATGTAGCTGTTGATTTCTACCATCGCTATAAA GAAGATGtgcaaagaatgaaagaaatggGAATGGATGCTTTCAGATTCTCCATTTCTTGGTCTAGAGTATTACCac ATGGCAGGTTAAGTGCTGGAGTAAACGAAGAAGGCATCAAGTTTTATAACGATCTCATTGATGACCTCCTCAAGAATG GTTTGCAGCCTTACGTTACTCTCTTTCACTGGGATTCTCCACAAGCTTTAGAAGATAAATATGGTGGTTTCTTAAGTTCTAACATTGT AAATGATTTCCGAGACTTTGTCGACCTTTGTTTCCAAAAGTTTGGAGACCGAGTGAAGAAGTGGATTACTTTGAACGAGCCATGGATGTTCAGTGTTCAAGGTTATGACATGGGCAAGATGGCACCGGGTAGGATTTCTGTCGTCGTAAATGATCCCCACCGATCCTTAAACACTGGTGCCACTGAAGTGTATACGGTTAGCCATCATTTGTTGCTTGCTCATGCTGCGGCAGTGAAACTATACAAGGAAAAATATCAGTCATGTCAAGGTGGACAGATTGGGATAACACTTGTTTCTTATTGGTTTGAACCTTACTCAAACAGTGAAGATGATCAAAATGCAACCAAAAGAAGCCTCGACTTCATGCTTGGTtg GTTCATGGATCCTTTAACTAATGGTGACTATCCACGTAACATGCATGACTTTGTTGGTGGAAGATTGCCCAAGTTCACTGCCGAGGAATCTAAGATGTTGAAGGGATCGTATGATTTTATTGGAATTAATTACTACACAACATATTATGCTCAAAACATCGATGCAAATTATCAGAGTGTTGGATTCATGTCAGATGCTCGTGCTAATTGGACAG GAGAGAGAAATGGAATCCCAATAGGTCCACAGGCTGGTGTAAAATGGCTTTATATTTATCCCGAAGGCATCAGCAGGCTTTTGAATTACACCAAAGATCTATACGGGAACCCAACAATTTACATTACTGAGAATG ggGTTGATGACGTAAATAACAATGCTTCATCACTAAAGGAAGCTCTTAATGATCCCATAAgagaaaaatcttacaaagaCCACCTTAAGAATGTCTTGAGATCCATCAA tGAGCATGGTGTTGATGTTAAGGGATTTTTTGCTTGGTCTTTGATGGACAATTTCGAATGGGGAAGTGGTTATGCTGTGAGGTTCGGCCTCTACTACGTTGATtacaaaaatgatttgaaacGATATCCTAAAAAATCAGTCAAGTGGTTCAAGCAGTTTCTTAGAAGAGACTCCCACAGTCCTATTCCACATACGTATCCTCTGATTACTTCTAATGAAACGTCGAAGATTGAAGATAGTTTGGTTCGGGATGCTAAAAGGCCAAGAAATGCCTGA